One window from the genome of Bdellovibrio sp. NC01 encodes:
- the hutI gene encoding imidazolonepropionase: protein MGILLKNISTLLTLQGAREKHGRHIVEEDLSISHKQSILIEKDKIAWIGNKLPKEFAKKNHKEFDMKGMTVLPGFVECHTHLIFAGDRAAEFEMRNQGVSYQEIAAKGGGILSTMKHTRGSSLNDLVKQGQKRVNHFISQGVTTVEVKSGYALNLKDELKVLQAVQKLEGARTVATFLGAHALPPEFSTYESYLDFLSEKVLPEVKKKKLARRVDVFIEKGFFPKEASEKYLRRAQELGFDVLIHADQMTLSGGADTAIKLGALSGDHLLQITDKEIKALAKSEVTCVMLPSADLYTRTKYPPAKELIEAGARVALATDFNPGTSPTQDLNLVGLLARLEMKMSLPQVLAAYTVGAAYALNLQNEVGSLEVGKSADLVCTPQDWRTLFYSVGEASEKQVFIRGKKAFDPLK, encoded by the coding sequence ATGGGCATTCTTTTAAAAAACATCTCGACACTTTTGACTCTTCAAGGCGCGCGCGAAAAACACGGACGCCATATTGTTGAAGAAGATCTTAGCATTTCCCACAAACAATCGATCTTAATTGAAAAAGACAAGATCGCGTGGATTGGCAACAAGTTGCCAAAAGAATTCGCCAAAAAAAATCACAAAGAATTCGATATGAAAGGCATGACAGTCCTGCCTGGATTTGTTGAGTGTCACACACATCTGATTTTTGCAGGTGACCGTGCCGCAGAATTTGAAATGCGCAACCAAGGTGTTAGCTATCAGGAAATCGCGGCTAAGGGTGGCGGTATTCTTTCAACCATGAAGCATACGCGCGGTTCTTCTTTAAACGATCTTGTGAAGCAAGGTCAAAAGCGCGTGAACCATTTCATCAGTCAAGGTGTCACGACGGTTGAAGTGAAGTCAGGTTATGCCTTGAACTTAAAAGATGAATTGAAAGTCCTTCAAGCCGTTCAGAAGCTTGAAGGCGCAAGAACCGTTGCTACGTTCCTGGGGGCTCATGCTCTGCCACCTGAATTTTCAACTTACGAAAGTTATTTGGATTTCTTGTCGGAAAAAGTTCTGCCAGAAGTGAAAAAGAAAAAGCTCGCACGCAGGGTGGATGTCTTTATTGAAAAAGGATTTTTCCCGAAAGAGGCGTCAGAAAAATATCTGCGTCGTGCGCAAGAACTCGGGTTTGATGTTTTGATTCATGCTGATCAAATGACATTAAGTGGGGGCGCAGATACGGCGATAAAATTGGGCGCTTTATCAGGCGATCACTTGTTGCAAATCACAGATAAAGAAATCAAAGCCTTGGCAAAATCGGAAGTGACTTGTGTGATGTTGCCGTCAGCGGACCTTTACACGCGTACGAAATATCCTCCGGCAAAAGAATTGATCGAAGCGGGGGCTCGTGTGGCTTTAGCGACTGATTTTAATCCAGGCACCTCGCCAACGCAGGATCTGAATCTTGTAGGTTTGCTTGCACGCCTTGAAATGAAAATGTCTTTACCTCAAGTGCTGGCAGCTTACACAGTGGGTGCCGCGTACGCCTTGAATTTGCAAAACGAAGTCGGATCTTTGGAGGTTGGCAAGAGTGCTGATCTTGTGTGCACTCCGCAAGATTGGCGGACTTTGTTCTATAGCGTGGGTGAGGCCTCTGAAAAGCAGGTTTTCATTCGAGGAAAGAAGGCTTTTGACCCTTTGAAATGA
- a CDS encoding lysophospholipid acyltransferase family protein, giving the protein MKKFLPKPNEKIFGLKSLDRDTLIYRVLPRFLLEILRKYFRLEVEGAENIPRRGAVIIAPNHSGYSGFDAFLLGHVIQEEAKRVPRVLTHHFWFLTETTAIPAQKMGFTEATYENGLNALKKGNAIVLFPEGEQGNFKPTTERYQLQEFKRGFVRMALEAGCPIVPAIVLGAEETHINLKKLKFTKFLKGSVIPLPLNVLPLPAKWRIRFLEPIELPYKASSVNDAELVHDIAQDIQEKMQAAVEEEIAKRGNAFL; this is encoded by the coding sequence ATGAAGAAATTTTTGCCGAAACCCAACGAAAAAATTTTTGGTCTAAAATCTCTGGATAGAGACACGCTGATCTATCGTGTTCTTCCCCGCTTTCTTTTAGAAATCCTACGCAAATACTTCCGCCTTGAGGTGGAGGGTGCTGAAAACATCCCACGCCGTGGTGCCGTTATCATTGCGCCTAATCATTCGGGCTATTCAGGATTTGATGCGTTTCTTTTGGGTCACGTCATTCAAGAGGAAGCGAAACGTGTGCCGCGCGTTTTGACTCACCACTTCTGGTTTCTGACAGAAACGACAGCGATCCCAGCACAAAAAATGGGTTTTACGGAAGCAACTTATGAAAATGGCCTCAATGCCCTCAAAAAAGGAAATGCCATTGTGCTTTTTCCTGAAGGCGAGCAAGGGAATTTCAAACCCACGACTGAAAGATATCAACTGCAAGAATTCAAACGTGGTTTCGTGCGCATGGCTTTAGAAGCTGGCTGCCCGATTGTACCGGCGATTGTTTTGGGCGCGGAAGAGACTCACATCAATTTGAAGAAATTGAAATTCACGAAATTCTTAAAAGGCTCCGTCATTCCGTTGCCGCTGAATGTTTTGCCATTGCCAGCGAAGTGGCGCATTCGCTTTTTAGAGCCGATTGAACTTCCCTACAAAGCGTCCTCAGTTAATGATGCGGAACTTGTGCACGACATTGCCCAAGATATTCAAGAAAAGATGCAAGCCGCGGTTGAAGAAGAAATCGCCAAACGCGGAAATGCATTTCTTTAG
- a CDS encoding EF-hand domain-containing protein gives MFKWSLVPFVGAMASVAFAGDPGTVNSGAGSTAGFQGVVLSGQVTRSTDDGLSIVITNTCFGTNLRFVTNPISPYSIVNMTLIVKDHGVEKKIMVKYPASLVTPSGGLNSLAIPASAISAPAGMNVTGAVSGNVVRLNLPIASSVTVDENGNISQASIAAELGSVSFDQEFETPGNRGQYSGPYYENGMKSSVNPDDYRGYTGPLSASVYTAASKDKKTYNVAAYFPGENGFCGGFFSPLMVFFDDKRPEFKASVDFPLNPSGKSMWPEAGAPGAFIAIDRDGDGKITKAEELFGNESGKYKNGFEALREFDSNKDGVIDSKDKDFGKLLLWFDKNGDGISQKGELVPLKTKIKSISLKYDGSAVNSVAGRAQVRERSSFIFIEKGKEKKGEVIDLWFAPENH, from the coding sequence ATGTTTAAGTGGTCTTTGGTGCCATTCGTTGGTGCCATGGCAAGTGTCGCCTTTGCGGGTGACCCTGGAACAGTGAACTCGGGGGCGGGTTCGACGGCTGGTTTCCAAGGCGTCGTTCTTTCTGGTCAAGTCACACGCTCTACTGATGACGGTCTCAGCATCGTTATCACGAATACGTGCTTCGGTACGAATCTTCGTTTTGTGACGAATCCAATCTCTCCATACAGTATTGTGAATATGACCTTGATCGTTAAAGACCACGGCGTGGAAAAAAAGATCATGGTTAAATATCCTGCTTCACTTGTTACACCAAGTGGCGGTTTGAATTCGCTGGCAATTCCTGCTTCAGCGATTTCTGCTCCAGCGGGTATGAATGTGACTGGTGCCGTTTCCGGCAACGTCGTGCGCTTGAATCTGCCGATTGCGTCCTCTGTAACAGTGGATGAAAACGGCAATATTTCGCAGGCAAGTATCGCTGCGGAATTGGGATCTGTTTCTTTTGATCAAGAGTTTGAAACTCCGGGCAATCGTGGTCAATACTCAGGACCGTACTATGAAAATGGTATGAAAAGTTCTGTGAACCCTGACGACTATCGCGGTTATACGGGACCTCTTTCAGCCAGCGTTTACACAGCGGCTTCGAAAGATAAAAAGACTTATAATGTCGCTGCCTACTTCCCTGGGGAGAATGGTTTCTGCGGAGGCTTCTTTTCTCCATTGATGGTGTTCTTTGATGATAAGCGCCCAGAGTTTAAAGCGTCTGTGGACTTCCCATTGAATCCTTCGGGCAAATCAATGTGGCCAGAGGCGGGTGCACCAGGTGCCTTCATTGCGATTGATCGTGATGGCGATGGTAAAATCACAAAGGCTGAAGAGTTGTTCGGTAACGAAAGCGGCAAATACAAAAATGGTTTTGAAGCGCTTCGTGAATTCGATAGCAACAAAGACGGCGTTATTGACAGCAAAGACAAAGACTTTGGAAAATTGCTTTTGTGGTTTGATAAAAACGGTGACGGCATTTCACAAAAAGGTGAATTGGTTCCGCTTAAAACAAAAATCAAATCCATCAGTTTAAAATATGATGGCTCGGCCGTGAACAGTGTTGCGGGTCGTGCGCAAGTGCGCGAACGCAGTTCATTTATCTTTATTGAAAAAGGTAAAGAGAAAAAGGGCGAAGTCATCGACTTGTGGTTTGCTCCAGAAAATCACTAA
- a CDS encoding Hsp20/alpha crystallin family protein translates to MRSLAPWAARRPANDLFSQFEEFINEFDRSPALSRSGMSFNPAVDIDERENAYLVTADLPGMTKENIKVDIEDNVLTISGERTKETKGEGKYAERVHGKFQRSFSLPAHVAADKVQAEFKDGVLHVTIPKQEGARSHSIKIQ, encoded by the coding sequence ATGAGATCATTAGCCCCTTGGGCTGCAAGACGTCCTGCGAACGATTTATTTTCGCAATTTGAAGAGTTTATTAATGAGTTTGATCGCTCGCCTGCTTTGTCACGCAGTGGAATGAGTTTCAATCCTGCTGTCGACATCGATGAACGTGAAAACGCTTATCTAGTCACAGCCGATTTGCCAGGAATGACGAAAGAAAATATCAAGGTTGATATTGAAGACAACGTCTTAACTATTTCTGGTGAACGTACAAAAGAAACCAAAGGCGAAGGTAAATACGCTGAACGTGTTCATGGAAAATTCCAAAGATCATTCAGCTTACCAGCGCATGTTGCCGCAGATAAAGTTCAAGCGGAATTTAAAGATGGTGTATTGCATGTGACGATTCCAAAACAGGAAGGCGCACGCAGTCATTCGATTAAAATTCAATAG
- the glpK gene encoding glycerol kinase GlpK, with protein MSSTFIMAIDQGTTSSRACIINQAGGLVAEARETFKQIFPKPGWVEHDPEDIWYSTQRAMRTVLEKAKLQGSQIAAIGITNQRETVMVWDQKTGKAVYNAIVWQCRRTQDICEKLKKAKKEKFITARTGLVLDPYFSATKIQWILKNVNGAAKKAKAGELLAGTVDTYLLWRLTGKQSHKTDVSNASRTMLMNIHKGWWDEELLKLFNVPAALMPEICPSNAEFGRTQGLGFLPDGIPITGILGDQQSALFGQICFEPGDTKCTFGTGSFVLVNTGKKAVTSKNKLLATIAWRLKNEDTVYALEGGAFVCGAAVQWLRDGLGLFAQSSDIEKLAKTVDDTEGVEFVPALTGLGAPHWQPEARGLICGLTRGTTKAHIARATLEAMALQNVDVMVTMQKDMGKKLKSLKVDGGAAANDLLMQLQADYLGLNVIRPENLETTAMGAAFMAGLGCGFWKDIKELKKVWKTNKEFKVKMDPKARKARMARWERALERV; from the coding sequence ATGTCTTCTACTTTTATCATGGCCATCGACCAGGGAACAACCAGCTCTAGAGCTTGCATTATCAATCAAGCCGGAGGTCTTGTTGCCGAGGCACGTGAAACCTTCAAACAGATTTTCCCCAAACCAGGTTGGGTAGAACACGACCCCGAAGATATTTGGTATTCCACGCAACGAGCGATGCGCACAGTTTTGGAAAAAGCCAAATTGCAAGGTTCGCAAATCGCTGCCATTGGAATCACAAATCAACGTGAAACTGTCATGGTGTGGGATCAAAAAACAGGTAAAGCCGTTTACAACGCTATCGTTTGGCAATGCCGTCGTACCCAAGACATCTGCGAAAAATTAAAGAAAGCCAAAAAAGAGAAATTCATTACAGCGCGCACGGGCCTGGTTTTGGATCCTTATTTTTCTGCGACAAAAATTCAATGGATTTTAAAAAACGTAAATGGAGCAGCTAAAAAAGCCAAAGCCGGTGAATTGTTAGCTGGCACCGTCGATACCTATTTGTTGTGGCGTTTGACGGGAAAACAATCGCACAAAACGGACGTCAGCAATGCTTCCCGCACGATGCTTATGAATATTCATAAAGGCTGGTGGGATGAAGAGTTGTTGAAACTCTTTAATGTGCCGGCTGCGTTGATGCCAGAAATCTGTCCTTCGAATGCAGAGTTCGGTCGCACGCAAGGTTTGGGCTTCTTGCCAGACGGAATTCCAATCACAGGAATTTTGGGCGATCAACAATCGGCCTTGTTCGGGCAAATCTGTTTTGAACCCGGTGATACAAAATGTACGTTCGGCACGGGCAGTTTCGTGCTGGTTAATACCGGTAAAAAAGCTGTCACTTCAAAAAATAAATTGCTGGCGACAATCGCTTGGCGCTTAAAAAACGAAGACACAGTTTACGCTCTTGAAGGTGGTGCCTTCGTGTGCGGAGCTGCGGTTCAATGGTTGCGCGATGGTTTGGGACTATTTGCACAATCGTCTGATATTGAGAAATTAGCAAAAACGGTCGACGATACCGAGGGCGTTGAATTTGTTCCCGCATTGACGGGTTTGGGGGCGCCTCACTGGCAGCCGGAAGCTCGCGGTTTGATTTGTGGCCTGACTCGCGGAACGACGAAAGCACACATTGCGCGCGCGACTTTGGAAGCCATGGCTTTGCAAAACGTCGACGTCATGGTGACGATGCAAAAAGATATGGGCAAGAAGTTGAAGTCTTTGAAAGTCGATGGCGGTGCTGCCGCGAACGATCTTTTAATGCAACTACAAGCTGACTATCTGGGTCTCAATGTGATCCGCCCTGAAAATCTTGAGACAACAGCCATGGGTGCCGCGTTTATGGCAGGCCTTGGTTGCGGTTTCTGGAAAGATATCAAAGAACTTAAAAAAGTTTGGAAGACCAATAAAGAATTTAAAGTTAAAATGGATCCCAAGGCCCGTAAAGCACGCATGGCACGTTGGGAAAGAGCTTTAGAGAGAGTTTAA
- a CDS encoding PilZ domain-containing protein, with protein sequence MADQGQMIFKKVAVSEKKMLFRELASDRAQISLKGEGDDIFHLIAIQTEKDEELLCHHTEDSKKHEVAQKVMVNFPFKTERYFFQSELSFNSGWAVVKIDGDLFQLQRRANARIDLPEKYEAVFTLYLHGGKNYFLESKIKDISAGGIKIECPFVTPEFVIGERIKGTIRLGARRALEFDLEVRFAKVNDKTQVAGLQFMNIDLTKENRLLSLMMDLQREIYIKYSGKK encoded by the coding sequence ATGGCTGATCAAGGTCAGATGATATTTAAAAAAGTTGCGGTCTCTGAAAAGAAAATGCTTTTCAGGGAACTCGCTTCGGATCGCGCGCAGATTTCGCTGAAAGGCGAAGGCGACGATATTTTTCATTTGATCGCCATTCAAACTGAAAAAGATGAAGAGCTACTTTGTCATCACACGGAAGATTCAAAGAAACACGAAGTCGCGCAAAAGGTCATGGTCAATTTCCCATTCAAAACCGAGCGCTATTTCTTTCAGTCGGAATTAAGTTTTAATTCCGGTTGGGCTGTCGTAAAAATCGATGGCGATCTGTTTCAACTGCAACGACGTGCAAATGCACGCATCGACTTGCCTGAAAAATACGAAGCCGTTTTCACGCTGTATCTTCACGGTGGAAAAAATTATTTCCTTGAAAGCAAAATCAAAGACATCAGTGCCGGTGGTATTAAAATCGAATGTCCTTTCGTGACTCCTGAATTTGTAATCGGGGAGCGCATCAAAGGGACCATTCGCTTGGGTGCACGCCGCGCTTTGGAATTTGATCTTGAAGTGCGTTTTGCAAAGGTAAACGATAAAACGCAAGTCGCGGGCTTGCAGTTTATGAATATCGATTTGACGAAAGAAAACCGATTACTCAGTCTGATGATGGATCTACAGCGAGAAATCTACATCAAGTATTCTGGAAAAAAATAA